A region from the Bactrocera dorsalis isolate Fly_Bdor chromosome 1, ASM2337382v1, whole genome shotgun sequence genome encodes:
- the LOC109579272 gene encoding uncharacterized protein LOC109579272 has translation MQEIWCFFKLLEVLLGIACLTFHVFGFLRTEPLPHNLFYCGTFASFTVYAAFGILNNLCGHGRTAAIEAITTTVGAVMHFAASLLSMYHAEQDFHLMFLTDTEEPRHHYFFYCKAQSIAALATGGMYMLHATYAYDASFIRLKRELRSGVFSDQETEDEESVQRFRTHIEMFVFGKWVHRKLLRYKWFQKLATKP, from the coding sequence ATGCAAGAAATCTGGTGTTTCTTCAAGCTGCTCGAAGTGCTGCTGGGCATTGCCTGCCTCACATTTCACGTGTTCGGCTTTCTGCGCACCGAACCACTACCGCACAATCTCTTCTACTGCGGCACATTCGCCAGCTTCACGGTGTACGCAGCCTTCGGTATACTCAACAACTTGTGTGGGCATGGTCGCACCGCTGCCATCGAAGCCATAACCACTACAGTGGGCGCTGTAATGCATTTCGCCGCCTCGCTGCTTTCCATGTATCATGCGGAGCAAGACTTTCATTTAATGTTTCTCACCGATACGGAGGAGCCGAGACATCACTACTTTTTCTATTGTAAGGCGCAAAGTATTGCCGCACTCGCCACGGGCGGCATgtatatgttgcatgcaacatacgCGTACGATGCGAGTTTCATACGCTTGAAGCGTGAGTTGCGTAGCGGGGTCTTCAGTGATCAGGAAACCGAGGATGAGGAGTCGGTGCAACGTTTTAGAACACATATTGAGATGTTTGTGTTTGGCAAGTGGGTTCATAGGAAGTTGTTGCGCTACAAGTGGTTCCAAAAATTAGCCACGAAGCCATGA